One segment of Castanea sativa cultivar Marrone di Chiusa Pesio chromosome 3, ASM4071231v1 DNA contains the following:
- the LOC142628620 gene encoding uncharacterized protein LOC142628620, producing MKEVQSLNGRVTALSRFVLKAADRCLPSFRTLKKSFEWTAECQQAFEDLKVYLSSPSLLSPSQPGEELFLYLVVSPAAVSAALIREDDMVQRPVYYASKALYGAKERYPPMEKLAFALVTAARKLKPYFQAYTIVVLTDKPLRRVMGSLAAAGRMALWSIELSEFDIQYRPRTAIKGQAVADFIVEFTSAEGEEGKNPQWSVFTDGSSNKKAGGVGVVLKSPEGDELKCMIRLNFPTTNNEAEYEALIAGLDLAQVVEAANVVVHCDSQVITSQVNGEYECKGEKMKKYCEQAKKRIDGLQAKIVQIPRGENEHADRLSKAASAESMITIDGVLSFTQPSPLIDIVNIQEIGSENNWTTPLISYLKDGTLPNEKEAARKLKAQSARFVLIKDVLYKRGFSRPYLRCIGPEEADYVMREVHEGICGNHSGSRSLVWNSKSLNFGQR from the exons atgaaggaagtacaaagcctcaatggcAGGGTCACCGCACTTAGTAGATTCGTGTTGAAGGCGGCAGATAGATGTCTACCTTCCTTtcgaacattgaaaaaatcctttgaatggacgGCCGAATGTCAACAAGCGTTCGAGGATCTGAAGGTCTATCTCTCTTCACCGTCGTTACTAAGTCCCTCACAACCAGGAGAAGAACTGTTCCTCTATCTGGTCGTTTCCCCGGCAGCTGTCAGTGCGGCCTTAATCAGAGAAGACGACATGGTTCAACGGCCCGTGTACTACGCGAGCAAGGCACTGTACGGTGCAAAAGAGAGATACCCCCCCATGGAAAAACTTGCCTTTGCTTTGGTCACGGCGGCCCGCAAACTTAAGCCATATTTCCAAGCCTATACGATAGTCGTCCTAACGGACAAACCTTTGCGACGAGTGATGGGCAGCCTTGCGGCTGCCGGACGAATGGCATTGTGGTCGATAGAACTAAGCGAATTTGACATACAATATCGTCCCCGCAccgccatcaagggacaagcggtTGCCGACTTCATTGTGGAGTTCACCAGCGCAGAAGGTGAAGAGGGAAAAAATCCCCAATGGAGCGTTTTCACTGACGGGTCGTCCAACAAAAAGGCTGGAGGGGTAGGGGTCGTACTTAAATCTCCGGAAGGCGACGAGCTCAAATGTATGATTCGCCTCAattttcctacaactaacaatgaagctgagtatgaagccctgATAGCAGGTTTAGACCTTGCCCAAGTGGTAGAGGCCGCGAACGTAGTTGTTCACTGCGACTCCCAAGTCATTACAAGCCAAGTAAACGGCGAGTACGAGTGTAAGGGcgaaaaaatgaagaagtactGCGAGCAAGCGAAAAAGAGAATAGATGGGTTGCAGGctaaaatagtccaaattccaagaggagaaaacgaacatGCCGACCGTCTTTCCAAAGCCGCATCTGCAGAGTCTATGATCACCATTGACGGGGTACTTTCTTTTACTCAGCCCTCACCATTAATAGACATTGTCaacatacaggaaattggttcCGAGAACAATTGGACCACCCCTTTGATCTCCTACTTAAAAGATGGCACGCTGCCTAATGAGAAGGAGGCTGCAAGGAAGCTAAAGGCCCAGTCAGCGcggtttgtcttgataaaggacgtccTCTACAAGAGGGGCTTCTCTCGACCGTACTTAAGATGTATAGGCCCCGAAGAGGCAGACTAtgttatgagagaagtacatgaggggatatgcggcaaccacTCCGGATCACGGTCATTG gtatggaattccaagagtcttaatTTCGGACAACgataa